The stretch of DNA CACGGGACGAAGGGACCCGGCGCTGCTGCGCATCCAGGCCGTTCCCAGCACCACCGGCCTGCGCCTGTCCGCCCCGGGCCTGCCCAGCCTGGAGGTGCCGGTGCCGCCCCGGGACGCGCCGCGCCTGGAGATCTCCATCTGGGACGACACCTGCTCGGCGGCGCGGGCCGGGGAGGCCGCGGACGCGTGGCTCTCCGCGTTCCTGGGGCGGCCCGTGTGCCTCGTCTACGTGGATGAGCGGATGGAGCGGCCCGTGGACCCGCAGTACTCGGCGCCGGGGGACAAGGTGGGCTTCGCGGATGGGTTTCCGCTGCTGTTGCTGTCGCGCGCCTCGCTGGCGGCGCTGAACCAGCGCCTGGCCCGTCCTGTCTCCCTGCTGCACTTCCGTCCCAACCTGGTGGTGGAGGGCTGCGAGCCCTTCGCGGAGGACACCTGGAAGCGGCTGCTCATCGGGAGCGTGGAACTGGAGGTGGTGAGCCCCTGCGCGCGGTGCGTGCTGACGACCTTCGATCCCCTCACGCAGGAGCGGGACCCGGAGGGGGAGCCGCTGCGCACGCTCACCGCGTTCCGGCGGCAGCAGAACAAGGTGATGTTCGGCCAGAACGTGGTGGTGCGCCGCCCCGGGAAGCTGCAGGTGGGCGACGCGGTGGAAGTGCTCGAATAGCCCAGGCGGCTACTTCTTCTTCGCCCAGATGCGTTTGATCCAGGCCTCCACGTCCTTCGCGGAGCGGGGGATGCCGTCGGAGAGCACCTTGCAGCCTCGGGACGTCACCACCACGTCGTCCTCGATGCGCACGCCGATGCCGCGGTAGCGCTGGGGGACGGTGAGGTCATCCATCTGGAAGTACAGGCCCGGCTCCACGGTGAGCACCATGCCCGCCTGGAGCTTGCCGTACTTGTAGACCTCCTGCCGCGCCTGGGCGCAGTCGTGCACGTCCAGGCCGAGCATGTGGCTGACGTTGTGCAGCGAGTAGCGCTTGTAGAACTGGTGCTGGTCCTTCAGGGCCTCCTCGGCGTCCGGGAGGATGCCGAGCCGCTCCAGGCCGTGGGCGAGCACGCGCATGGCCACGCGGTTGGGCTCCATGAAGTCGTTGCCGGGCTTCACGGCCTTGAAGGCCTGGAGCTGGGCCTCCAGCACCAGCTCGTAGATCTGCCGCTGCTCCTTGGAGAACTTGCCGGAGACGGGCAGCGTGCGGGTGATGTCGGCCGTGTAGAGGCTGTTGCCCTCCACGCCCGCGTCCAGGAGCAGCAGGTCGCCCTTCTTCACCGGGCCGTCATTGCGCATCCAGTGCAGGACGCAGGCATGGGCGCCGCTGGCGGCGATGGTGTTGTAGCCCACGTCATTGCCCTCCACGCGGGCGCGCAGGTTGAAGATGCCCTCCACCTCGCGCTCGCTCCGGGCGGACTTGAGCCCGCGGATGACGTCCTCGAAGCCCCGCTGGGTGGAATCGATGGCGGCCTGGAGCTCGCGGATCTCCTGGGCGTCCTTGAGGAGCCGCAGCTCCGAGAGCGCCGTGGCGAGCGCCTTGTCCCGCTCGGCCTGGGCGGGCAGCACGCTGTCCACCTTGTCCGAGAAGCCGCGCAGCACGCGGGTGGGGCGGGAGACCTCGCCGTGGAGGTTGGCGAGGAACCCCTGCAGCTCGGGCAGGCCGCGCGCCTCATGGACGCCGAAGCGGGCCTGGCTCTCCTTCACGCCCAGCCGAGGGCCTACCCACAGCTCGCCCTTCATCCGGTCGGTGAAGAAGGTGGCGTCGCTGCGGCCGGGGTTCGGCTCGGTGAAGAGGATGTCCGTGTGGCCACCACCCTCCTTGGGCTGGAGGACGAGCACGCAGTCCGGCTCGGTGTTGCCGGTGAGGTAATAGAAGTCCGTGCCGGGGCGGAAGCGGTAGTGCGTGTCGTTGGCGCGCACCTTCTCGTGGCCGGTGGGGATGACGAGCGTCTCCCCGGGGAAGAGCTTGGAGAGGGCCCGGCGCCGCGCCAGGAAGGCATCCGCGTACTTGAGCTTGGGAGGAAGCTTCCGGTTGCTGGGCTTCCAGCGCTTCATCATGAAGTCGAGCAGGGCGGGGGGCGGCACGGTGTCGTGACCGGCGGGCTTCGCCTGGGGCTCGGAGGTGACGGGCTGAGCGGACGTGGCTTCCGTGGCAGCAGCTTGGGCGGCTTCGGATGGGGTCGTCATGGTGGCAACTCTTGAACAACCCACCGAGCGGCTTCAAGTCCGCTGCGGCCCTTCCGGGGGTGGGATGTTGTCTCGCAGAAGGGCCACCTGCCCCAGCAGGACGGGGACCGCCGTCTCCACCCGGAGGATGCGGGGGCCCAGCGTGAAGGGCTGGAAGCCGTGGGCCTCCAGGAGCGCGGCCTCGAAGGGGACCCACCCCCCATCGGGCCCGATGGCCAGGAGCACCCGGGGGGCGGTGCCCACTCGGGTGGCGGTGAGCGGCTGGTGCGCCGGAGGGTGGGGGAGCAGGCGCAACGCCTGAGGGCCCAGCAACGCATCCAGCTCGTCCTCGACGAACGGGCGGAACCGCTCGCGCACGAGCACCTCGGGCAGGCGGGTGTCCCGGGCCTGCTCAAGGCCCTGGAGGAGCAGCTCCTGGATGAAGTCCGGGGCGAGGACCTTGGAGTCGAAGTAGCTCTTCTCCACCCGGGCCGCGTTGACGAGCACCACCCGGTCCACTCCTAGCGAGGCCACCGCGGGCAACACCTTCTTGAGGGCCTTGGGGCGGGGGATGGCCAGCAGCAGATCCACCCCGGCCCGGGGTGGGGGAAGCTCGGTGAGCTGCACGCTCAGGCGCAGCAGCCCCGCGCTGTTCTCCAGCACCTCGCCAGTGCCCACGAGGCCACCGACGCGGCCAACCCGGAGGACTTCACCCGGCTCGGCCCGGAGGACCTCCCGGGCGTGCTGGGCCCGGCGCCCCGTCAGGTGTGCGGTCCCATCGGGAAGGAAATCCTCGTCGAAGAGCAGAAGCAGGTTCACGGAGGAGTCCCTTGCCCGGAAATGGCGCCGGACTGCAAGCGTCAGAAGGGCATGCGCTGCGACATCCTCGCGGTCACCGCCTGAGAGAGCTCAGGCGACAGCCGGGCCATCCAATCGACCAGGTGATAATCGAGGCCCACCAGGACCCGCGCGGACTTGCGCTGGATGCCTCGGACGATGCGTTGGGCCACCCGGGCGGCCGGGATGGCGCGGCCGGTGACGAAGCGCGCCTCGGCCTCGCGTTGCGCGTCGCTCACCGCTCGCCCCGTCCGCACGATGTTCGTATCCACCGCGCCGGGATAGACGACGGTGAGGCCCACCGGACTGCCGAGCAGCTCGGCCCGGAGCGCCTCGCTGAAGCCGCGCACCGCGAACTTGGTGGCGCTGTAGCCCGTCTTGCCGGCGAAGCCCAGCAGCCCGAAAGAGCTGCACAGGTTGACGATGTGCGCCTCGGGCTCGCGCCGCAGGTGCGGCAGGAAGGCCTTGCACCCATGGACCACGCCCCAGAAGTTCACGCCGAAGATCCAATCCATGTCCTCGAGCGGCACGTCCTCGAACCGGCCCGCCACCGAGACGCCCGCGTTGTTGACGACCAGGTGCACATGCCCGTGAGCGGCGAGCACTTCCTCGGGCAGTGCGAGCATGCGGGGGCGGTCGGCGACGTTGGCGGTGTGAAGGGAGACGGTTCGCCCGGTGGGAGCCAACTCGGCGCGGACGCGCTCCAGCGCCTCTCCGTTGATGTCCACGAGCGCCAGGTGACAGCCCTCTTCGGCGAGACGGTGCGCCAATGCCTTGCCAATACCGCTGGCCGCGCCTGTCACCACGGCAGTGCGATTCATGAGAGAGTTCATGATGTGAGGGTAATCCCTCTCTCAGGGGAGGAATGGTCAATATTTTGAGATTGGAGGCTTAAGCCGCTCTCGTCCATTCCTCCGCCCGTCCTGAAGAGAGCCCCTGGCACTCTTCAGGACAGGGGCCCCCCCTTGGCGGGCGTGCGGCTACAGGCAGATGTCGTGGTCCTTCAGAGGGTTGATGTGACCCTCGGCATTGCCCGTCAGGGACTTGGCATAGATGCCGCCATCCCAGCTCCCATCGTTGAACTCGAAGTCGGCGAAGGGCGCCAGCACCGTACCCCAGAAGCCATACCCATGCGCCTCGATGTGGGTCGCATCCACGAAGTTGAAGAGCACGCCCTGCTGGTCAATTCCTCCGCTGAAGGCGTGGCCAAAGCCCGTGAACGTGGCGGAGCTTCCCCGGATGTTCACCACCGCCAGCGAGCCGGCTGGCGCCTCGATGGACAGCAGCTTGGCCCCCGTGAATGCGCTCGCACTCACCTCGAAGACGTTCGTCGTGGGGTCCGTCCCCTTCAGGTACAGCCCTCCCCAGTTCTCTCGCTTCGTGGTGCCATTCACCGTCAGGCCACCCAGCTGCGAGGAGAGCTGCTTCAGCTTCGCTCCCTGCTCGACGAAGTTGATCGGCGCTCCCTTTGCCGCCACTCCTCTGGGGAACACCACCGTCTGGTCCACGCTGTAGCTGCCCCCGTACCACGCGTCTCCCCACACGCCGCCCCGCGACAGCTCAAGGTCTCCCCCCGCCACCAGCGTGTTGGTGAAGTTGCTGGTCAACCCCGCCCCCACCGCGAAGTCCGTCAGGCGGATGTCTCCGCCGGCCGCCACCTTGCCCATCACGTCGTGGCCCCCGTAATAGTCCTCCAGCAGGAACAGGTTGTACTCTCCCAGGCGCACGCCCACCTGTTCGATGCATTCCCCCGGGCAGATGGTATGGATTTTCAGAGGGTTGATGTGGCCCTCGGCATTGCCCGTCAGGGACTTGGCGTAGATGCCGCCGTCCCAGCTCCCATCGTTGAACTCGAAGTCGGCGAAGGGCGCCAGCACCGTGCCCCAGAAGCCATACCCATGCGCCTCGATGTGGGTCGCATCCACGAAGTTGAAGAGCACGCCCTGCTGGTCAATTCCTCCACTGAAGGCGTGGCCAAAGCCCGTGAACGTGGCGGAGCTTCCCCGGATGTTCACCACCGCCAGCGAGCCGGCTGGCGCCTCGATGGACAGCAGCTTGGCCCCCGTGAATGCGCTCGCACTCACCTCGAAGACGTTCGTCGTGGGGTCCGTCCCCTTCAGGTACAGCCCTCCCCAGTTCTCTCGCTTCGTGGTGCCATTCACCGCCAGGCCACCCAACTGCGAGGAGAGCTGCTTCAGCTTCGCTCCCTGCTCGACGAAGTTGATCGGCGCTCCCTTTGCCGCCACTCCTCTGGGGAACACCACCGTCTGGTCCACGCTGTAGCTGCCCCCGTACCACGCGTCTCCCCACACGCCGCCCCGCGACAGCTCAAGGTCTCCCCCCGCCACCAGCGTGTTGGTGAAGTTGCTGGTCAACCCCGCCCCCACCGCGAAGTCCGTCAGGCGGATGTCTCCGCCGGCTGCCACCTTGCCCATCACGTCGTGGCCCCCGTGGTAGTCCTCCAGCAGGAACAGGTTGTACTCTCCCAGGTTCACCTCGATGCAGGTTTCCGCCGTCTTCACGGGGGAATGGCGATCGGCCTGAGCCGGAGAGGCGTTTTGCGCCACGTCTCCGCAGGCCGCCAGCATGATCAGGGACAACACCCTCAGACCAATTCCTGCATTCCAGAGCTTCTTGTGATTCCTGCTCATATTTGATTTTTCTCTATTCGCTTGTTTCGAGATGCCTTCGTGCAAGTGAAGGGTGCAAGAGGCTCGTTGCGATGGGGAGGAGCGGCGCGAGCCCGTTTGACTGTCTTTGAGGCTGGGGTCAACTTATTTGGTTGGCTTGTTTGCCAAGAGCTTCTCCCGGGCTGGGGGGGGCGAGCAGCGCGGATCACGCCATTCCCGAGGGCGCCCTCATCAGGCAGAGGTGCCCTTCACGCGTGAAATCCCTGCTGGGGTCAATTCGAGATGGCGATCCAGGACCCTGCTAAAGGAGACGGGGTTCTGAATTGCTATGCACAGAATCTTGCACTTTCTGCCAAGCCGAAATCAGGATTTCTCGCTAATGAATGAATGAGCCCAGAGCCTGCCTGGAGCGCATGGTGTTCTAGACTGTCAGCTTCGTCTTCCCCCGCGTCGCAATGTGTAGCACCCTGTAACGCCTGCTGTGAAAGTTGTCACATCCAGCGGGTGAACCGCGTCACAGCCTTTAGAGCGCCTAACAAAAGTCAGGTTTGAGGGGCTTTTCCCTAGGTGCTCTAACGGCCCGATCGAAACGGCGGCCTGCCGAGGAGCCCCTGGGGTCCTCACCGGGACCCCAGGGGGTTCGCTGACCCTGATGCACTTCGCCCGGAGCGCTGGCTCGGCGGCTCGCTCGAGGGGCTCCCGAAGTTCGCATCCCTTCCCTTGGGGGGAGCGCGCCTCTGCATGGGGCCTCGTTGGCGGCTTGACAGGCCACCCTCTCGAAATTATCTAGTGTGCTAGATTATAGAACGCTAGAGACCAATGGCTTCGAAACGGCAAACCGTCGGCACACACCTTTCCTTCGCGCTTTATGGCGCGGCGAACCGTATGGCGCGCCTGCACAAGCCATTCCTTGAGCCGCTGGGCCTGACCTTTCCCCAGTATCTCGTGATCCTCGCGCTGCTGGATGGCGCACCCCTGTCCGTTGGCGCGCTGGGCACCCGCCTCGGCATGGACACGGGCACGATCACGCCGCTGGTCAAGCGGCTCGAGGGCGCCGGCTTCGTGGCGCGCACCCGCGACCGCACCGACGAACGCCGCGTGCTGGTCGACCTGACACCCCGGAGCCGCGCCCTCGCAGCCGAGATCCGGGGCATCACGGACAAGATCAAGTCGGCATGCCAGCTCACCGACCAGGGCCTGGACGACCTCCGTCGCACGCTCGAAGCGCTCGCCCACCCAGCGGGCGAATGAAACCTTCAAGAACTACAAGGAGATGCAATCATGAAGATCGGCATTTTAGGAACCGGCCACATTGGGAAGACCCTGGTCCGAAAGCTGAGTGCGGCCGGACATGACGTGAAGGTGGCCAACTCCCGCGGCCCGGACACGATCGAGGCCGACGTGCTGGCCTTCGGCGGACGCGCGGTCACGGCGGCGGAAGCCGTGGCGGACGTTGACGCCGTGATCCTTTCGATTCCCCTCAACCGTCTTCCCGGGATCGCGCCGCTCATCGCCAGCGTACCCGCCGAGACGGTCGTCATCGACACGTCGAACTACTATCCGGGGCGGGACGGCAGGATCGACGCGATCGAAGCCGGTCAAGTCGAAAGCCTGTGGGTGTCCGGACTGTTGGGCCGTCCCATCGTCAAGGCATGGAACGCGATCGGCTCCGACTCTTTCGCGAAGAAGGGCAAGCCTGCGGGGAGCCCGGATCGCATCGCGATTCCCGTTGCGGCCAATAGCGAAAGAGAACGCAAGGTGGGAATGGCACTCGTCGAGGCCACCGGGCTCGACGCCTTCGACGCAGGGACGCTTGCGGAGTCGTGGCGGCAGCAGCCTGGTGCTCCGTGCTACTGCACGGACCTCACCCGCGAGGAGATGGCGGCCGCCCTTGCTGCGGCAGAGCGGGAGCGATTGCCGAAGCGGCGCGACCTGGCTGTTGCGGCTGTCATGGAAAGGGTTGGAAACGGCACAACGAACCCAGATGCGGAATACGGCGTCCGCCTGAGCCGTGCGTTGTACATGTGAGCGGCGGCAATCGAAGCCGCCGCTCGGCTCCTCCCGGCGGATTCATTTGCCTGCGGCGCGTGGCGTCATCGAGCCCCCGGGCTCCATCGCGCGCTCGATTTGACAGTCCACAGAGCCGCTCTTGCTGGCGCTCTTGTCGACGGCGGCGCTCCCGGCGGGGCACGTCTGGCTCTGAAACACGAACTCGCTCAGCCCGACCGCCAGCACCTCCGCGCCCTTGAGCACCATGGGCGGCACCACGGAAGGACGAGCGGGCGTCACGGCTGCCGCCGACGGGGCATAGGCGGGAGCCGCCTGGCCCTCCGGCGCCTTCAATTGAGGCTGCTCGGGCCGGTCCGTTTGAACCAAAGGCGCCGGCGGAGACTCCTGGGTCTTCACCCGGGGAAGGGAGGCACGCTCACCCGAGCCCAGTTCCTTGCGGACCTGCGTCCGCACCTCCTCGAAATCCCGCTCCAGCTTGGGCGAGACCCGAAGGGGGAGCCTGGCCTCCGGATCCAGCAACAAGCCCTCCCGGAAGGCCGTCTGCGCCTTGGCCCATTGGCCCAGGTCCGCGAGGACGATGCCTTCCCGGAGGGCCACGGCCACGTCCTGGGCGAGGCCCCGGGCCAGCTCCCGGACCCGTTGGAGCTGGGCCAGGGCCCGCTCCTTCTCCCCACTTGTGTAAAGCTGCTCCGCGGCCAGGAGCGACCGCTGGAAGTCATCCTGCGCTTGGGCCACCTGGGGAGCGGTGGCGCCCAGGATCATCACGCAAAGGGCGAAGAACCGGCACATCCAAGCAGGCAAGGGTCCGTTCATGGCCCCGGATAATACTTGAAGCGCATAGGAAGGACAGAAGCCCTGTTGGACGTAGCGGGCACTTGAGAGGCCCCATCAGCCCTCCTTGGCCCCTCCGCTCTCTCGAAAGGTGCGCACGGGAGCGAATTCGATCTCGTTCGTGACATCCCGGTAGAGGGTGAACTGGCCGAAGTTCCCATCAGGGAAGGCCACTGGCCGTGAGGTCCATCGAATGATGCGCCGTGGGAAGCAGGTGAGCTCGAAGTCCTCCCGCCCCACATAGGGGCCCTCCGCGGGGATGAGCACCCGCTGCAGGAAGTCCGCGGGATCCTTGAAGCGGGCCGAGAAGGTGCGGATGAACGCATCCCGGTGCATGCCGGTGAGCTGCGGCACGCTCTGGTCCGCCAGCAGGGCCATGTATTCGTTGGCGAAGAGGATGACACGCCGGTGATCGAAGAGCAGCACCCCGTCCTCGAGGCCGTTGAGCGCGGCCGCCAGCACGTCTGCCTGCAGGCGCACCGCCACGTGCGCATCACGCTCCTGGCTCAAGGCGCGCTGGCTCTTGCGCAGCTGGGCGCGAAGATCGAGCTCCCCCGCGACCCGGCGTGCCAGGGCCACCAGCCCGGCCACCTGCTCGGCGGAGATGGCCAACGGCTTGTGGTCGAGGATGCACAGCGTGCCGAGCACCGTGCCCTCCCGGGTGATGAGGGGCGCGCCCGCGTATGAGCGGAACACACCCTCTCGCACCAGGCGGTTGGAGCTGAAGACAGGGTGCGTGGCGGCGTCGGGGACGACCAGGGGCTCGGCCGCGTCCGCTTCCACCACATGCGCGCAGAGCGCTGCCTCGCGCTCGGTGCCGCGCTCCTCGCGCAGCTTGCCGGTGAGCCCCACATGCGCCTTGAACCACTGCCTGTCTTTCAGCACCAGCGAGAGCAGCGCGATGGGGACGTTGAAGGTTCGCGCGGTCTCCTGCACGAGGCTTTGGAGCAGCTCCTCCGGGGCCTCGTCGTCGACCAGGTTCATCTGGGCGATCTTCGCCAGGCGCACCTGCTCTCGCTGCGAGAGGGCAGGGGCCGCGGCGGGCGGGCGGGGGGGGGGCTCCGTGGGGAGCAATTGTGTTTCGAGAAG from Stigmatella aurantiaca encodes:
- a CDS encoding GAF domain-containing protein — translated: MPWGLIVEPHAVSSSKFSALFADVGLEPIVAKDGAAAKALLLQRTEAPRVVLTELSLAGIDGFQLIRELRQSTPQAHILVVSSFVKLRNAALDQKQQFNIEAVFAKYSPLESIRRTLYRVLGIKRPEALPALTLEAALPAPPELPLLPLLETQLLPTEPPPRPPAAAPALSQREQVRLAKIAQMNLVDDEAPEELLQSLVQETARTFNVPIALLSLVLKDRQWFKAHVGLTGKLREERGTEREAALCAHVVEADAAEPLVVPDAATHPVFSSNRLVREGVFRSYAGAPLITREGTVLGTLCILDHKPLAISAEQVAGLVALARRVAGELDLRAQLRKSQRALSQERDAHVAVRLQADVLAAALNGLEDGVLLFDHRRVILFANEYMALLADQSVPQLTGMHRDAFIRTFSARFKDPADFLQRVLIPAEGPYVGREDFELTCFPRRIIRWTSRPVAFPDGNFGQFTLYRDVTNEIEFAPVRTFRESGGAKEG
- a CDS encoding aminopeptidase P family protein, which gives rise to MTTPSEAAQAAATEATSAQPVTSEPQAKPAGHDTVPPPALLDFMMKRWKPSNRKLPPKLKYADAFLARRRALSKLFPGETLVIPTGHEKVRANDTHYRFRPGTDFYYLTGNTEPDCVLVLQPKEGGGHTDILFTEPNPGRSDATFFTDRMKGELWVGPRLGVKESQARFGVHEARGLPELQGFLANLHGEVSRPTRVLRGFSDKVDSVLPAQAERDKALATALSELRLLKDAQEIRELQAAIDSTQRGFEDVIRGLKSARSEREVEGIFNLRARVEGNDVGYNTIAASGAHACVLHWMRNDGPVKKGDLLLLDAGVEGNSLYTADITRTLPVSGKFSKEQRQIYELVLEAQLQAFKAVKPGNDFMEPNRVAMRVLAHGLERLGILPDAEEALKDQHQFYKRYSLHNVSHMLGLDVHDCAQARQEVYKYGKLQAGMVLTVEPGLYFQMDDLTVPQRYRGIGVRIEDDVVVTSRGCKVLSDGIPRSAKDVEAWIKRIWAKKK
- a CDS encoding cytochrome P450; the protein is MPRSPWGPHRDPRGFADPDALRPERWLGGSLEGLPKFASLPLGGARLCMGPRWRLDRPPSRNYLVC
- a CDS encoding SDR family NAD(P)-dependent oxidoreductase — protein: MNRTAVVTGAASGIGKALAHRLAEEGCHLALVDINGEALERVRAELAPTGRTVSLHTANVADRPRMLALPEEVLAAHGHVHLVVNNAGVSVAGRFEDVPLEDMDWIFGVNFWGVVHGCKAFLPHLRREPEAHIVNLCSSFGLLGFAGKTGYSATKFAVRGFSEALRAELLGSPVGLTVVYPGAVDTNIVRTGRAVSDAQREAEARFVTGRAIPAARVAQRIVRGIQRKSARVLVGLDYHLVDWMARLSPELSQAVTARMSQRMPF
- a CDS encoding MarR family winged helix-turn-helix transcriptional regulator, translating into MASKRQTVGTHLSFALYGAANRMARLHKPFLEPLGLTFPQYLVILALLDGAPLSVGALGTRLGMDTGTITPLVKRLEGAGFVARTRDRTDERRVLVDLTPRSRALAAEIRGITDKIKSACQLTDQGLDDLRRTLEALAHPAGE
- a CDS encoding 16S rRNA (uracil(1498)-N(3))-methyltransferase; protein product: MNLLLLFDEDFLPDGTAHLTGRRAQHAREVLRAEPGEVLRVGRVGGLVGTGEVLENSAGLLRLSVQLTELPPPRAGVDLLLAIPRPKALKKVLPAVASLGVDRVVLVNAARVEKSYFDSKVLAPDFIQELLLQGLEQARDTRLPEVLVRERFRPFVEDELDALLGPQALRLLPHPPAHQPLTATRVGTAPRVLLAIGPDGGWVPFEAALLEAHGFQPFTLGPRILRVETAVPVLLGQVALLRDNIPPPEGPQRT
- a CDS encoding choice-of-anchor A family protein, coding for MLSLIMLAACGDVAQNASPAQADRHSPVKTAETCIEVNLGEYNLFLLEDYHGGHDVMGKVAAGGDIRLTDFAVGAGLTSNFTNTLVAGGDLELSRGGVWGDAWYGGSYSVDQTVVFPRGVAAKGAPINFVEQGAKLKQLSSQLGGLAVNGTTKRENWGGLYLKGTDPTTNVFEVSASAFTGAKLLSIEAPAGSLAVVNIRGSSATFTGFGHAFSGGIDQQGVLFNFVDATHIEAHGYGFWGTVLAPFADFEFNDGSWDGGIYAKSLTGNAEGHINPLKIHTICPGECIEQVGVRLGEYNLFLLEDYYGGHDVMGKVAAGGDIRLTDFAVGAGLTSNFTNTLVAGGDLELSRGGVWGDAWYGGSYSVDQTVVFPRGVAAKGAPINFVEQGAKLKQLSSQLGGLTVNGTTKRENWGGLYLKGTDPTTNVFEVSASAFTGAKLLSIEAPAGSLAVVNIRGSSATFTGFGHAFSGGIDQQGVLFNFVDATHIEAHGYGFWGTVLAPFADFEFNDGSWDGGIYAKSLTGNAEGHINPLKDHDICL
- a CDS encoding NADPH-dependent F420 reductase; this translates as MKIGILGTGHIGKTLVRKLSAAGHDVKVANSRGPDTIEADVLAFGGRAVTAAEAVADVDAVILSIPLNRLPGIAPLIASVPAETVVIDTSNYYPGRDGRIDAIEAGQVESLWVSGLLGRPIVKAWNAIGSDSFAKKGKPAGSPDRIAIPVAANSERERKVGMALVEATGLDAFDAGTLAESWRQQPGAPCYCTDLTREEMAAALAAAERERLPKRRDLAVAAVMERVGNGTTNPDAEYGVRLSRALYM
- a CDS encoding MOSC domain-containing protein: MLTITELFLYPLKSAAALPLTQAQVEPLGVEHDRRWMVAEPDGTFITGRRDPALLRIQAVPSTTGLRLSAPGLPSLEVPVPPRDAPRLEISIWDDTCSAARAGEAADAWLSAFLGRPVCLVYVDERMERPVDPQYSAPGDKVGFADGFPLLLLSRASLAALNQRLARPVSLLHFRPNLVVEGCEPFAEDTWKRLLIGSVELEVVSPCARCVLTTFDPLTQERDPEGEPLRTLTAFRRQQNKVMFGQNVVVRRPGKLQVGDAVEVLE